The sequence below is a genomic window from Rhizobium gallicum bv. gallicum R602sp.
AGGCTGCCGAGTGTCGAACAAACGGCTGCGCTCGACGCCTATCTGGTGACGATCTCCGATCACGGGTTGAACGCCTCCACCTTCGCATCGCGGGTAATCGCCTCGACGCATGCCGGCCTCACGTCATCAGTGCTCGCGGCGATCAGCGCGCTGAAAGGTCCGCTGCATGGCGGCGCGCCGGGACCGGTTCTCGACATGCTTGATGCGATCGGTGCTGAAAGCCATGCAAAGACCTGGCTCGCGGCTGCCCTCGACCGCGGCGAGAGGCTGATGGGCTTCGGCCATCGCATCTATCGCGTCCGTGACCCGCGTGCCGACGCCTTGAAAAATGCACTGAAGCCGCTTGTCGCAACCGGCCAGGTCGATCGGTCGCGGATCACTCTGGCCGAGGCGATCGAAAAGGCGGCGCTCGCAATGCTTAAGGAACGCAAGCCGGATCGTCCCTTGGACGTGAATGTCGAATTCTACACGGCGTTGCTTCTGGAATCGCTTGGGTTCCCGCGCGAGGCCTTCACCGGCGTCTTTGCGATCGGCCGCACCGTCGGCTGGATTGCGCATGCGCGCGAGCAGTTGCTCGAAGGCCGGTTGATCAGACCGAAGTCTGTCTATGTCGGGCCTTTTCCGATCGCGGCTTGAACAGAGTTCCGGCGGCAGGTTCACGCCTGTCGCCGGATCTGCAAGCTTTTCGCTCGGCATTGTCGATAGCGAGGAAACCGCCCGACTGCCGGCCCCAGAGGCCGCCCCCGCGCATGGCGCAGGCTGCCTAGCTGCATCGGGGCGGGCTATCGCGATCCTCGTCCCGCTGGCGGGAGAACAGCTTGATCGCACCCATGTTGGAGAAAGTATCGACCAGCATGCCGGAGATTGCGGATTCGGTTTCCTGGTGCTGCGGTTTGGGTGCAATCCCGCGGCCAGCAGGGGGCGCGCCGCTTTGGCACACGTTCATTGACGTTGGCAGGCATGGTCGCCTCTTGCTCCAAGGGACATGGAGGCGACGTGTTTTCAGGGGCGAAATCACACCAGCCGGCTCTGCTCGGTTGCCGCTTCGATGAAGCTTGCGAAGAGCGGATGCGGGTCAAGCGGGCGGGACTTGAGTTCCGGGTGATACTGGACGCCGATGAACCAGGGGTGATCCGGATACTCGATCGTTTCCGGCAAGACACCGTCCGGTGACATGCCGGAGAAGACGAGGCCGCAGTTTTCCAGGCGGTCCTTGTAGTCGACGTTGACTTCGTAGCGGTGGCGATGGCGCTCGGAAATGTCTGTCGAGCCATAGATTTCGGAAATCTTCGTGCCCTTCTTAAGCGACGCCTTGTAGGCGCCGAGGCGCATCGTGCCGCCCAGATCACCGGAAGCCGTGCGCTTCTCCAGCGCATTGCCCTTGATCCACTCGGTCATCAGACCAACGACCGGGTCCTTGGTGGGGCCGAACTCGGTGGAGGAGGCATTCTCGACGTCAGCAAGATTGCGTGCTGCCTCGATAACTGCCATCTGCATGCCGAAGCAGATGCCGAAATACGGCACCTTTCGCTCGCGGGCGAAGCGGGCCGCATGGATTTTGCCTTCCGAGCCGCGCTCGCCAAAGCCGCCGGGAACGAGAATGCCGTGGACCTTTTCGAGGTACGGCGCCGGATCTTCCTTTTCGAATATCTCCGATTCGATCCATTCGAGATTGACCTTAACGCGATTGGCGATGCCGCCGTGATGCAGCGCCTCGATCAGCGACTTATAGGCATCTTTGAGGCCAGTATACTTGCCGACGATCGCGATCGTGACTTCGCCTTCCGGCGTGCGGATGCGGTTGCAGACGTCTTCCCACGACTCAAGACGCGGCTTTGGCGCCGGCTCGATGCCGAAGGCGGCGAGCACTTCGCTATCAAGGCCTTCCTTGTGATAGGCCATCGGCACGTCGTAAATGTTGGCGACGTCGAGCGCCTGGATGACGGCGGACGGACGTACGTTGCAAAAGAGCGAGAGCTTGCGGCGCTCGGCTTCCGGAATTTCGCGGTCGGCGCGCACCAGCAGGATATCCGGGTGAATGCCGAGCGCCTGCAGTTCCTTCACGGAATGCTGCGTCGGCTTGGTCTTCAACTCGCCGGCAGCCGGAATGTAAGGCATCAGCGTCAGGTGGACGTAGATCGCAGTGCCGCGCGGCAGGTCGTTGCCGAGCTGGCGGATCGCCTCCATGAAGGGCATCGCTTCGATATCGCCGACCGTGCCGCCAATCTCGCAGATGACGAAGTCGTAGTCGTCATTTCCCTCGACCACGAAATCCTTGATCTCGTTGGTGACGTGCGGAATGACCTGGACGGTCGCGCCGAGATAGTCGCCGCGGCGTTCCTTGTCGATGATGTTCTTGTAGATGCGGCCGGTGGTGATGTTGTCGGTCTTGGTCGCCGAACGCCCGGTGAAGCGCTCGTAGTGGCCGAGATCGAGGTCGGTTTCCGCGCCGTCGTCGGTGACGAAGACTTCGCCGTGCTGGGTCGGGCTCATGGTGCCCGGATCCACGTTCAGATAGGGGTCGAGTTTGCGAAGCCGCACCCGATAACCACGGGCCTGTAACAACGCTCCGAGAGCCGCAGCCGCAATTCCCTTGCCGAGAGAGGAAACCACGCCGCCAGTGATGAATACGTATCGCGCCATGGGAGTCACCGGATACCTTTTCAAAAACGATTCCACCAGCCCAAAAATTCTTTTCCAGAACTTTTGGTGCCAGCTTGGAACTGAACAAAAGAAAACCGGCAGACCCAGGGGCCTGCCGGCGGTTTATTTGGTTGACCGGGTTATTGTCCCGTTGGGACGCCGGTTCCGTTTTGTGCCGGGGCTGCCGGAGTCGCAGGCGTTGCCGGGGCCGGCTGCGTCGCAGGTGCGGTCGCCGTCGGCGCCTGAGCGCCTGGAGCGGCAGCGCCGCCGTTCGGAACGCCGTTGCCGGCAGGCTGGTTCGCGGGCTGCTGCGGAGTGCCGCCGCCGAGCGAATCGAGAATGCCGTTGCCCTGCCCGCTCGTTGCCGGGATGCGGTCGAGAATATCGGTCGGGCTGCCCTGATAGCGCGTCAGGATGCCGAGGCCGAGCGAGGTGATGAAGAACAGCGCTGCAAGGATCGCAGTCGTACGCGTCAGCGCATTGGCCGTTCCGCGCGCGGACATGAAGCCGGAACCGCCGCCGATGCCAAGGCCGCCGCCTTCCGAGCGCTGGATGAGTACGACGCCGACAAGCGCCAGCACGATCATGAGGTGGATGACAATCAATACTGTCTGCATGGGTCCAGTCCTGCCCGCATGCGGCGGGCATCGAATAAAATCTGGCGCTGTTTACATGAGGTGATCCGCTATTCCAAGCCCTTCGGCCCAGAATATATATGGCATCACGCGAGCAGCGCTTCGTATGCGCCGTAGATGGCGAGGAAATCGGATGCTTTCAAGCTAGCGCCGCCAATCAACGCACCGTCGACGTTGGCGACGCCCATCAGTTCCTTGGCATTGCCGGGCTTGACGGAGCCGCCATAGAGAATACGGACTTTCTCGCCATTGGCGCCGAAACGGGCGACGAGTTCCGAACGCATGAAGGAATGCGCCTTCTCGACGTCCTGCACCGTCGGCGTGAGGCCGGTGCCGATCGCCCAGACGGGTTCGTAGGCGATCACCGTGTTCTCCGGCGTCGCGGTATCCGGAACGGAGGCGGAAAGCTGTCGCTTGAGAATGTCAAGGGTCTGCCCGGCCTTGCGCTGGTCCGCCGTCTCGCCGATGCAGATAATGGCGGTGAGATCGGCAGCGAAGGCAGCCTCGGCCTTGGCGCGGACGAGATGGTCGGTCTCAGCATGGTCCGTCCGGCGCTCCGAATGGCCGACGATCACGTAGGTTCCGAAGCAATCGGCGATCATCTCGGCTGAGATATCGCCGGTATGCGCGCCCGACGGGCTCTGATGGCAATCCTGCGCACCGATCGCAAGCGGGCTGTCGGTGCAGAGCGCGGTCGCGACATAAAGCAGCGTCGCGGGCGGGCAGATGAGCGACTCGACCTTCTTGGCAAGGGGCGAATTCACGCCTTCCGCAATCGCCTTGACCTGATCGAGGGAGGCGCGCGTGCCGTTCATTTTCCAGTTTCCCGCCACGAGCGGGCGCACGTCAGGTGTCATGCCAGCCTTCCCAATTTTTCCGTATTGAGCGGCCTTAGCAAAAGCATTCGGCATTGAAAAGCTTTTGAACCTTCACGCAACCGAAATAAGGCCGATTTGCCGCGCAAATGCTTAAAATTTGGCGGCGCAAGTGTCTAGGAAGCGAGAATCCGGTTCAAAACCCTCCGCCAATCGATCATGCGGATCGGCGTGCCGTGGTTACCGTTTTGAAAAAGCGTGAAATGGACCGGGTATTTCGCCTCATGAAGTTTTTCGAAGAAAGCCTGCTGTCGGGCAGCGGCGTAGACCGGATCGCGGCTGCCATGGACGAACCAAAGTGGCAGCTTCGCCTTGTAGAACGCGCTCTTTACGAAGTCCGGATCCGTGACGCCGCTCATGACGACCATGCCCTTCAGCCGTTTGACACTGCCCGCATCGCGCGCAATGCCCCAGCAGACCTGGCTGCCCATGGAAGCACAGGAAAGGATGACCGGGCGGCGGCCGGATTTCTCGCTCGCATAGCGGATCAGCCCGGCGATGTCTGCGACGCCCTCGCCGTCGAACGTACGCACTGTCGGGGAATAATAGACGCCGCCATTGGCCACGGCCAGGTTCTTGAGCCGATTAAAATTGCCGCCGAAGCTGTAGTCGTTGACGCCGAGCCGCCGGTCGCCGTCGCGCCCGTGGATAAAGATCACGGTGAATTGCGCATTGTCTGTCGGTCCCACCCTGGTGAGATCCACCCGGCGGCCATTGAGCGACAGTGTTTCGTCCTGCTGTTGCTTGCGGACAGCGAGCGACACATATTTCTGCTGCGCGCGCTTTTGCGGGATCTGGTCGCGACCGTTGATGTCGCGCATCTCGTCATATTCGACGGCTTCGAAGGCGCCGCCATCGGCGGTTTGCAACACGTTCTGTCTGGAGAAAAGTTCGTCCTTGTAAGGCGGCAGCGTGTCGGCTGCGGCGCTGCCGATTCCGGCGGACAGGAAAAAGGTCGCAATTGCGGCGATAATCATGCAATGACTTGTGGACATTCTCATGCGGGCGGTTTCCTAACACATCATGCCGCTTGCCATTCTAGGCCCGGCAACGCAAACCAATTCCATAGAATTCCGCCAAATCGGGCGGCGTCGCGTAACGAGACGCTTTCTGGCAGAATCTGCCTGATTCGCTAACGTGACATCAAATGCGGTGATTTTGGGTCTTGCCCTAAGCGTACGTGCGGCCCAAAACAGGATTGAAGATCTGAACGACTCCATGGATGACAGCAACGACCTCTTTTCCGGAATGCCCCTGATGCCGAAGCAGGAGGCGGCTGCAAAGCCTGCCGAAAGGCCTGCTGCGGCGGCCCCTGCATTGCGCCCTGCCCCGGCAGCTTCGGGCCCGGACGACTACGGCGCATCCTCCATCCGGGTTCTCGAAGGTTTGGAACCGGTGCGCATGCGCCCCGGCATGTATATCGGCGGCACGGACGAAAAGGCGCTGCACCACCTCTTTGCCGAAGTCATCGACAACTCGATGGACGAAGCGGTTGCCGGTCATGCAAATTTCATCGAGGTGCATCTCGATATCCAGGGCTATCTGACGGTCAGTGATAATGGCCGCGGCATCCCCGTCGAGAACCATCCCCAGGTTCCGGGAAAATCGACGCTCGAAGTCATCATGACCAAGCTCCATGCCGGCGGCAAGTTCGACGGCAAGGCCTACGAGACTTCGGGCGGTCTGCACGGCGTCGGCGTTTCGGTCGTCAACGCGCTGTCGGATTATCTCGAGGTTGAAGTGGCGCGAAACCGCAAGCTCTATCGCCAGCGTTTTTCGCGCGGCATGCCGCAGGGCGGTCTCGAGGAGCTAGGCGATGTGCATAACCGCCGCGGCACCCGCGTGCGCTTCCATCCCGATCCGCAGATTTTCGGCGACCATGCGAAATTCGATGCCGGGCGCGTCTTTCGCATGGCACGCTCGAAAGCCTATCTTTTCGGCGGCGTCGAAATCCGCTGGAGTTGCGATGAAGGCGTGCTCCCGGAAGGCTCGGAAATCCCGGATAGGGCAGTCTTCCACTTCCCCGGCGGCCTGAAAGACTACCTGCAGGCGACGATGGGCAAGGAGTTCACCGTCACCCGCGAAATCTTCGCCGGCAAGACAGAGAAAGCAAGCGGCCACGGCTCGCTCGAATGGGCGATCACCTGGTACGGCGGCGACCAGCAGATCCACTCCTACTGCAACACCATTCCGACGCCAGAGGGCGGCACGCATGAGGCGGGCCTGCGCATCGCGCTGACTAAGGGGCTGAAGGCCTATGCCGACCTGACGCAGAACAAGCGCGCAGCGCAGATCACCACCGACGATGTGATGATTTCGGCCGTCGGCATGCTGTCGGTTTTCATCCGCGAGCCGGAATTCGTCGGCCAGACCAAGGACAGGCTTGCGACCGTCGAGGCGCAGCGGATCGTCGAGAACGCGCTTCGCGATCCCTTCGATCATTACCTGGCGGACAATCCCAACGAGGCCGAAAAGCTGCTCGACTGGGTAATCGAGCGCGCCGAAGAGCGTCTGCGCCGCCGCAAGGAAAAGGAAGTCAACCGCAAGACGGCCGTGCGCAAATTGCGCCTTCCGGGCAAATTAGCCGATTGCGCGCAGAACACTGCTCAGGGCGCCGAACTCTTCATCGTCGAAGGCGACTCGGCAGGCGGTTCCGCCAAGCAGGCGCGCAACCGCGCCAACCAGGCGATCCTGCCTTTGCGCGGCAAGATCCTGAACGTTGCGAGCGCCGGCCGCGAAAAGCTCGGCGCTAACCAGCAGCTTGCGGATCTCGTTCAGGCTCTCGGCTGTGGTACGCGCTCCAAATATCGCGAGGAAGACCTGCGCTACGAGCGCATCGTCGTGATGACCGATGCCGATGTCGACGGCGCCCACATCGCGTCATTGCTGATCACTTTCTTCTATCAGGAGATGCCCGAGCTTGTGCGCGGCGGCCACCTGTTCCTTGCCGTGCCTCCGCTCTACAAGATCACCCAGGGTGCCAAGTCCGCCTATGCGCGCGACGACGCTCACCGGCAGGAGCTGATGGAAACGGAATTCAAGGGCAAGGCGAAGATCGAGATCAGCCGCTTCAAGGGTCTCGGCGAAATGCTGCCGGCGCAACTCAAGGAAACGACCATGGATCCGAGCAAGCGCACGCTGCTGCGCGTGGTGATCGATGAGGTCGATTTCGAAGGAACCCGCACGGCGGTCGACGACCTGATGGGGACGAAGCCGGATGCGCGCTTCCGCTTCATTCAGGAGCGTGCTGCCTTTGCCGAAAATCTCGATATTTGAGCTTCCGCTATTTCACGGAACTGAGGAAGAACCGTAACAACTCCGTCAGATAACCGGTGCACAGGCGGCCAGGAAAGCTGACGGCGGCGACGACAATGGCATGTCGGAGATCATCGCACTCGACGGTCACCGGTTGCTCGCCATCGAGCGCAGCCATGCCCAAGGCGTCGGCAACAACGTGAAGATCTTCATGATCGATCTCGACGGCGCTACAGACATCTCGGCGATCGCCTCGCTTGCGAACACCGATCAGCGTGTGATTCCCGTCCGCAAGAGCCAAGTTCTCGATCTGCGTGCAGCCGGCCTGGTGCCGCACAATATCGAGTCCATGGCGATCGGCAAGGCGAAGGACGGGTGCGACGCGCTGATCCTCGGCTCTGACAACAACTTCTCGACCAGCCAGAAGACGCAGTTCTACGTCTTCGAAATACTGCGCCGTCCGCAATAGCAACCGAGGGATCGTGCAGCTAGTCGAGGCGGACTTCGATCTTGGTCTTTACCGAGTTGGCGAGGAAACAGAGCTCATGGGCCTCGTGATGGAGCTTTTCCTCCATTTCGCGGCTCGGCGCTTCTTCCGCATAGACTACGGCCGGCTTCAGCTCGACGCGGCTGACGAGCATTTTTCCGTCGATCTTCTCCATGATCCCGGTCGCCGTATCGAGATAGCTGTCGACGACAATCCCCTTCTTCGAGGCAAGCCACAGGTAGAACAGCATATGGCAACTGGAGAGCGCCGCGACATAGGCCTCCTCGGGATCGACGTTCTCGGCGATCGAGTACGGAAGCGGCACGTTGTGCGGCGATGCCGAAGCAGGCACCGAAAGGCCGCCATCGAAATTCCACATATGGCCGCGGCCGTACTTGCCGTCCGTGAAACTGCCCCCGCCGCGCTGCCATGATACTTCCGCTGAAAATTTCGTCATCGTCCGAACGGTCCCTATGAATCCTGATGCCCAACGTGCGGCCATTTTCACCGGCTAGCAAGGTTGGGAAGAAAATTCCGTCACATTCCGTACAGAGGTTTAAGATATCCCCTTGCCTTGACGGATTGGCGCACCTCCGATTGGAAGAGGCCGGCCCTTAGACGATCGATATGCTTGCGTCCGGGCTCCCAATGGCGCATATCCGTGATTGAGAAGAAGGAATAAAAAGCGACGTGAGCCTCTCGAACAACAAGAAACTGCCAGGCGAGCCGCGGTGGCTTGGGCCTTCCGCGCCCACACGCACGCCGCTCATTCCATCGATTTCGGCGGCCCGCTGGCTTTTGATCCTCATCGTTGCGGCGGGTGTCTATTTCTTTTACGGCTTCGTCGTTCCGGTTCTGGCCGCACTCGTCATCGGTTTTGCGAGCTGGCCCCTCTATCGCAGACTTCTTGCGCGCGTCGGCGGCAATACGACGATCGCAGCCACGATCGCGATCATCCTCATTGTGACCTTCCTCGTTATCCCGATCGGACTTGCG
It includes:
- a CDS encoding citrate synthase/methylcitrate synthase — encoded protein: MKNGLEDVIAAETRLSDVDGPAGRLIIRGVSLDDLVADGTYESVAALLLDGLLEAHVNAEGLKERLGAARAEIYAYVVADATLLALPPVDAMRALIARLPDGEDFETAFRLLAAPAVFLPAVLRIQRGEAPVPPTASISQAADILRMMTGRLPSVEQTAALDAYLVTISDHGLNASTFASRVIASTHAGLTSSVLAAISALKGPLHGGAPGPVLDMLDAIGAESHAKTWLAAALDRGERLMGFGHRIYRVRDPRADALKNALKPLVATGQVDRSRITLAEAIEKAALAMLKERKPDRPLDVNVEFYTALLLESLGFPREAFTGVFAIGRTVGWIAHAREQLLEGRLIRPKSVYVGPFPIAA
- a CDS encoding CTP synthase translates to MARYVFITGGVVSSLGKGIAAAALGALLQARGYRVRLRKLDPYLNVDPGTMSPTQHGEVFVTDDGAETDLDLGHYERFTGRSATKTDNITTGRIYKNIIDKERRGDYLGATVQVIPHVTNEIKDFVVEGNDDYDFVICEIGGTVGDIEAMPFMEAIRQLGNDLPRGTAIYVHLTLMPYIPAAGELKTKPTQHSVKELQALGIHPDILLVRADREIPEAERRKLSLFCNVRPSAVIQALDVANIYDVPMAYHKEGLDSEVLAAFGIEPAPKPRLESWEDVCNRIRTPEGEVTIAIVGKYTGLKDAYKSLIEALHHGGIANRVKVNLEWIESEIFEKEDPAPYLEKVHGILVPGGFGERGSEGKIHAARFARERKVPYFGICFGMQMAVIEAARNLADVENASSTEFGPTKDPVVGLMTEWIKGNALEKRTASGDLGGTMRLGAYKASLKKGTKISEIYGSTDISERHRHRYEVNVDYKDRLENCGLVFSGMSPDGVLPETIEYPDHPWFIGVQYHPELKSRPLDPHPLFASFIEAATEQSRLV
- the secG gene encoding preprotein translocase subunit SecG yields the protein MQTVLIVIHLMIVLALVGVVLIQRSEGGGLGIGGGSGFMSARGTANALTRTTAILAALFFITSLGLGILTRYQGSPTDILDRIPATSGQGNGILDSLGGGTPQQPANQPAGNGVPNGGAAAPGAQAPTATAPATQPAPATPATPAAPAQNGTGVPTGQ
- the tpiA gene encoding triose-phosphate isomerase, which gives rise to MTPDVRPLVAGNWKMNGTRASLDQVKAIAEGVNSPLAKKVESLICPPATLLYVATALCTDSPLAIGAQDCHQSPSGAHTGDISAEMIADCFGTYVIVGHSERRTDHAETDHLVRAKAEAAFAADLTAIICIGETADQRKAGQTLDILKRQLSASVPDTATPENTVIAYEPVWAIGTGLTPTVQDVEKAHSFMRSELVARFGANGEKVRILYGGSVKPGNAKELMGVANVDGALIGGASLKASDFLAIYGAYEALLA
- a CDS encoding dienelactone hydrolase family protein, which translates into the protein MRMSTSHCMIIAAIATFFLSAGIGSAAADTLPPYKDELFSRQNVLQTADGGAFEAVEYDEMRDINGRDQIPQKRAQQKYVSLAVRKQQQDETLSLNGRRVDLTRVGPTDNAQFTVIFIHGRDGDRRLGVNDYSFGGNFNRLKNLAVANGGVYYSPTVRTFDGEGVADIAGLIRYASEKSGRRPVILSCASMGSQVCWGIARDAGSVKRLKGMVVMSGVTDPDFVKSAFYKAKLPLWFVHGSRDPVYAAARQQAFFEKLHEAKYPVHFTLFQNGNHGTPIRMIDWRRVLNRILAS
- the parE gene encoding DNA topoisomerase IV subunit B — encoded protein: MDDSNDLFSGMPLMPKQEAAAKPAERPAAAAPALRPAPAASGPDDYGASSIRVLEGLEPVRMRPGMYIGGTDEKALHHLFAEVIDNSMDEAVAGHANFIEVHLDIQGYLTVSDNGRGIPVENHPQVPGKSTLEVIMTKLHAGGKFDGKAYETSGGLHGVGVSVVNALSDYLEVEVARNRKLYRQRFSRGMPQGGLEELGDVHNRRGTRVRFHPDPQIFGDHAKFDAGRVFRMARSKAYLFGGVEIRWSCDEGVLPEGSEIPDRAVFHFPGGLKDYLQATMGKEFTVTREIFAGKTEKASGHGSLEWAITWYGGDQQIHSYCNTIPTPEGGTHEAGLRIALTKGLKAYADLTQNKRAAQITTDDVMISAVGMLSVFIREPEFVGQTKDRLATVEAQRIVENALRDPFDHYLADNPNEAEKLLDWVIERAEERLRRRKEKEVNRKTAVRKLRLPGKLADCAQNTAQGAELFIVEGDSAGGSAKQARNRANQAILPLRGKILNVASAGREKLGANQQLADLVQALGCGTRSKYREEDLRYERIVVMTDADVDGAHIASLLITFFYQEMPELVRGGHLFLAVPPLYKITQGAKSAYARDDAHRQELMETEFKGKAKIEISRFKGLGEMLPAQLKETTMDPSKRTLLRVVIDEVDFEGTRTAVDDLMGTKPDARFRFIQERAAFAENLDI
- a CDS encoding OsmC family protein; protein product: MTKFSAEVSWQRGGGSFTDGKYGRGHMWNFDGGLSVPASASPHNVPLPYSIAENVDPEEAYVAALSSCHMLFYLWLASKKGIVVDSYLDTATGIMEKIDGKMLVSRVELKPAVVYAEEAPSREMEEKLHHEAHELCFLANSVKTKIEVRLD